In Pseudomonas poae, a single genomic region encodes these proteins:
- a CDS encoding LysR family transcriptional regulator has protein sequence MDRFNAMRVFTRIVELGGFAKAADSLQMPRASVTILIKQLEAHLGVQLLQRTTRQVSPTLDGAAYYQRCVRLLTDLEETEAVFSAQRQSPRGTLSINMPSGIGRLIVIPALPTFTERYPQIELEIGLNDHPVDLIREGVDCVLRGGLALDESLVARPLAMMEQVTLASPVYLERMGALASLEDLAHHEMVEYVSSTSGKRFGLEFQLEAELRAVNLPKRVAVNSADGYFAACAAGYGLIQAPHYHAMRQLAEGTLVQVLPHLAVPPMALTALYPPHRQLSQRVRVFVDWLVELCGQPGNGLRRQA, from the coding sequence TTGGACCGCTTCAATGCAATGCGCGTTTTTACTCGGATTGTCGAACTGGGTGGGTTTGCCAAGGCTGCCGACAGTCTGCAAATGCCCCGCGCTTCAGTGACCATCCTGATCAAGCAACTGGAAGCGCACTTGGGCGTGCAACTGTTGCAGCGCACCACGCGCCAGGTCAGCCCCACCCTGGACGGCGCCGCGTATTACCAGCGTTGCGTGCGTTTGCTTACGGACCTGGAAGAGACCGAGGCGGTGTTTTCCGCTCAGCGTCAGAGCCCGCGTGGCACCTTGAGCATCAACATGCCGTCGGGGATAGGCCGCTTGATCGTGATTCCTGCGCTCCCTACATTCACCGAGCGCTACCCGCAGATCGAGCTGGAGATCGGCCTTAACGACCATCCTGTCGATTTGATTCGCGAAGGCGTGGATTGCGTCTTGCGCGGTGGCCTGGCCCTGGATGAGTCGCTGGTAGCGCGGCCGTTAGCCATGATGGAGCAGGTTACCTTGGCCAGCCCGGTCTACCTTGAGCGCATGGGGGCACTCGCATCACTTGAAGACCTGGCTCACCACGAAATGGTCGAGTACGTGTCCAGTACCAGTGGCAAGCGCTTTGGTCTTGAATTCCAGTTAGAGGCAGAACTGCGCGCGGTCAACCTGCCCAAGCGTGTCGCGGTCAACAGTGCCGATGGTTATTTTGCGGCATGTGCAGCCGGGTACGGCTTGATCCAGGCGCCGCACTATCACGCAATGCGCCAGCTGGCAGAGGGCACGCTGGTGCAGGTGTTGCCACACCTGGCGGTGCCCCCAATGGCACTGACGGCGCTGTATCCGCCGCACCGTCAGTTGTCACAACGCGTGAGGGTGTTTGTCGACTGGCTGGTGGAGTTGTGCGGCCAGCCGGGCAATGGGTTGCGCCGCCAAGCGTGA
- a CDS encoding fe2+ zn2+ uptake regulation protein: protein MYNSQLPMDGHSPAADAKFGSGTQTFGKAPEQQGNQRIRHLLKCFGLRTSLIRLKVIDALLTAADNQRTLGVRGVHSHLLELGIPLSFLSVREVLKRLCSEGVITLNADKSYSLHEEAAKVLDGRD from the coding sequence ATGTACAACTCGCAACTGCCCATGGATGGACATTCACCGGCCGCCGATGCCAAGTTCGGCAGCGGCACACAAACGTTCGGCAAAGCGCCCGAACAGCAAGGCAACCAGCGTATTCGCCATTTGCTCAAGTGTTTCGGTTTGCGCACCAGCCTGATTCGGCTGAAGGTCATCGACGCCCTGCTCACCGCTGCCGACAACCAGCGCACCCTCGGTGTGCGCGGTGTGCACAGCCATTTGCTGGAGCTGGGCATTCCGTTGTCGTTTCTCAGCGTGCGTGAGGTGCTCAAGCGCCTGTGCAGCGAGGGTGTGATCACCCTCAACGCGGATAAAAGCTACAGCCTCCATGAAGAGGCTGCCAAAGTGCTCGACGGTCGCGACTGA
- a CDS encoding acylase translates to MIISNGLSRVCVAGMLLGLSLAASARESVTQASADIRRTSFGVPHIRASDERGLGFGIGYAYAQDNLCLLANEVVTVNGERARYFGPEQATLEERNNLASDVFFTWLNTPDAVAAFWNAQTPQIRQRIEGYVAGYNRYLKEQGAPAQCQAGWVRPLVTGDVVKLTRRLLVEGGVGQFAEALVGAKPPQATAGVEPSLKSFELAAANQQRFSFDRGSNAVAVGRDRSFNGRGMLLANPHFPWLGGMRFYEMHLTIPGQLDVMGAALPGLPVINIGFNQHVAWTHTVDTSKHFTLYRLTLDPKDSTRYLLDGKSLPLDKTTVTVQVKGADGSLKPQSHTVYSSQFGPVVQWPGKLDWDSHYAFSLRDANLGNDRVLQQWYAMNRAANLKELQTSVHTLQGIPWVNTLAADDRGQSLYMNLSVVPNVSAAKLAQCSDPRAGLQMIMLDGAHSACAWDIDPSAAQAGIFPADKLPQLERTDYVQHSNDSAWLANPKAPLAGFSPVISQDNIALGARARFALQRLQSLDKQPIGVSDLQSMVMDNEVYLAGLVMPDLLEFCAKHLGTDVAALQPLYTSLKNWDQRANLDSGLGLVHFINLAKQLRQIPDAWRVAFDPAQPLTTPRGLAIDREPVAKALREAMLASTADVAKRGLTANSTWGDIQVSGQTPIHGGPQELGIYNAMQTVPRADGKREVISGSSYLQIVTFDDKGPHAQGLLAFSLSSNPASQHAKDQTQAFSQKKLSPLPFTEAQIKADPQYQLQRIKE, encoded by the coding sequence GTGATTATTTCCAACGGGTTGTCCAGGGTGTGTGTGGCGGGGATGTTGCTGGGGTTGAGCCTGGCCGCATCGGCGCGGGAGTCGGTGACGCAGGCGTCGGCCGATATCCGCCGTACCAGTTTCGGCGTGCCGCATATCCGCGCCAGCGATGAGCGGGGCCTGGGCTTTGGCATTGGTTACGCGTATGCCCAGGACAACCTGTGCCTGTTGGCCAATGAAGTGGTCACGGTGAACGGTGAGCGTGCGCGCTACTTCGGCCCCGAGCAGGCAACACTGGAAGAACGCAACAACTTGGCCAGTGATGTGTTTTTCACCTGGCTCAATACCCCGGACGCCGTGGCGGCGTTCTGGAACGCGCAAACCCCACAGATCCGCCAGCGCATCGAAGGTTATGTGGCCGGTTACAACCGTTACCTGAAAGAGCAGGGCGCACCGGCGCAGTGCCAGGCCGGCTGGGTGCGGCCACTTGTAACCGGGGATGTGGTGAAGTTGACCCGCCGGTTGCTGGTCGAGGGTGGAGTTGGCCAATTCGCAGAAGCGTTGGTCGGCGCGAAGCCACCACAGGCAACTGCAGGTGTAGAACCCAGCCTGAAGTCCTTTGAACTGGCTGCCGCCAATCAACAGCGTTTTAGTTTTGATCGTGGCAGTAACGCCGTTGCGGTAGGCCGTGACCGCTCATTCAATGGCCGCGGAATGCTATTGGCCAACCCGCACTTTCCGTGGCTGGGCGGCATGCGCTTTTATGAGATGCACCTGACTATCCCTGGTCAGTTGGACGTGATGGGGGCCGCGTTGCCGGGTTTGCCAGTGATCAATATCGGCTTCAACCAGCATGTGGCATGGACCCATACGGTGGACACGTCCAAGCACTTTACCCTGTATCGCTTGACCCTCGACCCCAAGGACTCCACGCGCTACCTGCTCGACGGCAAATCCTTACCGCTGGATAAAACCACGGTAACCGTACAGGTCAAGGGCGCTGACGGCAGCCTCAAGCCACAATCCCACACTGTCTATAGCTCGCAGTTCGGCCCAGTGGTGCAATGGCCTGGCAAGCTCGATTGGGACAGCCACTACGCGTTCAGCCTACGTGACGCCAACCTGGGCAACGACCGCGTGCTGCAGCAGTGGTACGCAATGAATCGCGCCGCCAACCTCAAGGAACTGCAAACTTCAGTGCACACCCTGCAAGGCATCCCGTGGGTCAACACCCTGGCGGCCGATGACCGGGGCCAGAGCCTGTACATGAACCTGTCGGTAGTGCCCAACGTCAGCGCGGCCAAGCTGGCGCAATGCAGCGACCCACGTGCGGGCCTGCAAATGATCATGCTCGACGGCGCCCACAGCGCCTGTGCTTGGGATATCGACCCGAGTGCCGCCCAGGCCGGGATCTTCCCCGCCGATAAACTGCCGCAACTGGAACGTACCGACTACGTGCAGCACTCCAATGACTCGGCATGGTTGGCCAACCCTAAGGCGCCACTGGCCGGGTTCTCCCCGGTGATCAGTCAGGACAACATCGCCCTTGGGGCACGCGCGCGTTTCGCCCTGCAACGGTTGCAGTCCCTCGACAAGCAACCTATCGGCGTGAGCGACCTGCAAAGCATGGTGATGGACAACGAGGTGTACCTGGCTGGCCTAGTCATGCCTGACCTGCTGGAGTTCTGCGCCAAGCACCTGGGCACTGATGTCGCCGCGTTACAGCCACTGTATACCAGCCTGAAAAACTGGGACCAGCGCGCCAACCTCGACAGCGGCCTGGGCCTGGTGCACTTCATCAACCTGGCGAAACAGCTGCGGCAAATCCCCGATGCCTGGCGCGTCGCCTTCGATCCGGCGCAACCGTTGACCACGCCACGCGGCCTGGCCATCGACCGCGAGCCTGTGGCCAAGGCCTTGCGCGAAGCCATGCTGGCCTCCACCGCCGACGTCGCCAAACGTGGTCTCACCGCCAACAGCACCTGGGGTGACATCCAAGTCAGCGGCCAAACCCCCATCCACGGCGGCCCGCAGGAACTTGGCATCTACAACGCCATGCAAACCGTGCCCCGCGCAGATGGCAAACGTGAAGTCATCAGCGGCAGCAGCTACCTGCAAATCGTCACCTTCGACGACAAAGGCCCGCATGCCCAAGGCCTGCTCGCATTCTCTCTGTCCAGCAACCCAGCCTCCCAACACGCCAAGGACCAGACCCAAGCCTTCTCCCAGAAAAAGCTCAGCCCGCTGCCATTCACCGAAGCCCAGATCAAGGCCGATCCGCAGTACCAACTGCAACGGATCAAGGAGTAG